One bacterium genomic window, TCTAGGCTGACTTCGCCATAGTAGCCCGTGGGGCTACGTCGGCTGAATCGGTCTAGCCGGGGACCAATGTCGCCGCGGAGGTGAGAGATTCCATCAGATCCATCGCTTTTCGATGCCTGGGGATGAGCTCGAGGCACGCTTCAAGATGCAGAAGAGTCTCCTCGCCCTGCCCTTCCTGCTCGAGAATGTAGGCTAAATGATAATGCGCACCACCAAGCAGCCTGCTCCGTTGGTCATCACCGACAGTGTCCCGGTGCTCAAGCACCGCCTCAAACCGCGCCTTCGCCTCATCCAAGCGGTGCCGGCTTTCCATAATCGAGCCCAAAACGTAGTTGGCGTATGGCCAATCAGGTCGGAGGGTAAGCGCTGAGCGCACCTCGTCCTCAGCGTCCTGGTCGTAGCCCATCTCGAGAAGCAGCGACGCCGCAGAAAGATGCCATTCGGCCTGCTCGGAAGCTGGCAAAAACTCCAGAGACGACATCATATCCTCCGCATTCGTCAGAAGACCTATCCTCTTGTAGGCTAGCGCCAATCGCAAAAACCTGCTGTCTAAATCGATCACTTTCGAGAGACTCTTTAGCACTGCCGCTGCCGCGCTGAAGGCCCTGGCTTCATTAAGCATTATCACTGCGCTGAAGCCGATCTTCTGAGAACATCTCCCCTCATCGATCAGGGACTGCATGCGCCTCAAGAAGCGTCGCACTGCCTTCGTCGGGTCCTTCCTAGCGCGCTCGAGCTCGATCTGACCTTTCTTGAGCTCTATCTGACCATTCAGCTCATCGTCCCTCACACAGTGAGCCCTGGCCAAATCAACCATCCTCAGCGCTTGCGCCAGCCTGCCCTGCTGCCGCCACAGCTCCGCCCTCAGAAACGCCACGTAAGCACGGGTTGACGAGCAGACCCCCCCCACGCGGCCTACCTCATCGAGCAGACGATGACCCTCCTCGCGCCTGCCCAACCCAACGCACGCCTCCGCAGAATGAACCAGACAACTGGCCGTGATATTCGCATCAGCAACCCCCATGGCGCACGCCCTGCGGAACCAGCGAAGTGCAGCCTTGTGAGCATTGCGCGACATCTCGAGAAGGCCAAGTCCGATCTGAGCCACGCTCTGAGACCCAACGTCGAGCATCTCGCCCTCAAGCGCGGCCTGATAGCAATCGCCCGCCCGAGCCGGGTCCTTCTCTAACCTCCGCAACAACTCGCCCATACGCAGATTCACATAGGGATGCCGAGGCGACATCTCAAGCGCGTCGCTTAAGAGCCTCTCTGCCTGATCGAAACGGCCGTGCCTGAAAAAAGCATCGGCGCAGAGAAGAACTAGCCCCATCAGCCGCGGCTCAGCTTCCCTAGCGGCCCAGAACTCGTCGAGCGACCCCGGCACATCACTGGCCCGCTCCGCCTCCAACGCCCGGGCGAGGCGCTCGCCTGCTACGGCCAGGTTTGGAAACCTCTCAACCACCTTATCCGCGGCGCCGCGTCCCCGGTAAAATGAGGCAAGGCTCTCGTAAATAGAGGCGCCGAAATGCTCCGCAAAAAGCCGCGACGGGCGGTTTTTAGCGCTGGCGACTAGACGCAGGTGGTCAATCGAGGGACACGCATCCGGCATAGCGGCAGAGAGCAGCACACGCCGCCAATAGGAGATGTCCCGGTCGAAGAGCTCGGCTATCCGCCGATGCTTCCATTGGAAGACGACCTCGTTCACCCCACGCTGGAAAATGCCGTCTCGGAAGTATTCCATCGGCTCGATGTCGGGGTGCAGATGATACGCAAGCGCGTCTTTGCAATAGACAATCCTCAACCCGCGCTCGAAGAGCCTGAACCCAAGTTCCGTGTCTTCAAACGCAGCTTGCTTGAAATCCTCATCAAAGACGCCGTTTTCAAGCATGAACCGGCGCTTGAGTGATATATTGCTCGTGTAGAAGTGCTGCCACGTCGGACCCTCCCGCTCTACGAAGCCATAATCGAACTGCTCTCCAGCGTCCTCGAGCCAACCCATAAAAGGCGTTATCTTCAGCTCAGGATGCCAAGTGGTGTAGCCCAGCACGGCAACGCTTCCCCCTCGGAAGCGCCGGTGCATCGCACAATGGCGCCGAAGAAATCCCGGCTCAACGATAATGTCGTCCCCGATGAATATGACTATCTGAAACCTCGCCGCGGCGAGACCTCGATTCCGAGCGGCCGCTGGCCCTGCTTGCGACCCAAGCTGAACCAGCCGTAGCTCGACCGGGCAGTTCTCGCGAAACGCGTTCACGGCCTGCGCCGTCCCGTCCGTTGAGCCATCGTCAACAACAACTATCTCGAATGACCCAGGGAAGTCGCGGCGTTGCTCGATAAGGGCATTGAGGCAGCGCAGGAGCACCTGCGAACGGTTGTGCGTTGGAATGATGACGGAGACGTTCATCTGCGTAACCTCACTCGCTTCTCTGCACGACGAAAAACTGACGATAGCCGTCGCCGAAGCTCACTCTACTGCACAACCGCAGCCACTCGTCGCGATACTCGTTCAGGCTGGGCATCAGCGCCTCAAGGACCTCGGGCGTGTGGTCAGCGACAATTGCGGCCATGTGCACCGCTACGTTCTCGTTTGGGAACACCTCCACGCGTCCAACAGATGGAACGCTCTTTATGGCCGAGAGCATCTCCTGCTCGGTCGGAACGCCCCTCTCGAAATGCTCTGAGACCCACGACGGGACCTGCTTCCCGGCACGCCTGAGCCATGCTGCGAACTCACGGTCGCAGCTCTCTGCCGCCTTGCCGACGGGACAACCTATGATCAGAAGAGAACTGCTGAGCCTAAACATGTCCGCTATCACCTCGGCCCGGCCCTCCCGAGGCACGTGCTCAATCAGGTCAAGCGAGACTACAAGCTCGAACGAGCCATCGTTGAAGGGCAGCTGGCCAGCAAGCCCTTGCACGGGTATCAACAGGGCATGACGTTCGCGATCGAAATGACTGTCCACACCCACGACCCTCCTACCAATGAACGCACCCAGCCCAAAAGAGCCAGAGCCCACCTCGAGGATTCGGCCCATACCTGGGCCCTTTTCGCGAATAAAGTCCACAACGAACGAATACCGCGTGAACCAATTGAGGAGGAATGGATGCATTGCCCCCGTCCGTCACTTTCGCAAAGCCGCTGCTATGTCTCGCTCGACAACGAGTAAATCAGAAGCTCCCCCGTGTCCACGCCCGTTACAAACAGCTCGTCCCGGTCAACCCAGACCCCGCCCGGGGCATGGCAAGGGATCGAATACATAAGCGCACCGTCCTGGGAGAAGCGCTTCACGCGGTCGTTGTGAGTGTCCGCAACGAACAGCGAGGAATCTGGAGCAAATGCCACCAGATGCGGGGAGCTGAAACCATCGAGAACACCAATCTGCTCCCAGTTCTGGTCGAACAGATGCACCACATTTCGAGCTTGGGCGCTGACGGCGATCCTCCCGCTGCGGTCAACTGCGACCCCGAGCGGGCCATCCACCGAAATCGCCTCCTTCACGCTGAATGAGCCTACTTCGTCTGACTCTGTAACCATCCAGATGCAGTTGCCGTCGCAGTCCGCGACATATAGGCGGCCTCGTCTAGCGTCCACAGCAAGCCCCATCAGCCGACCGAACTTAACATCCCCCGTTGTGGGACCTACCCTGGCAATCTCCTTGAATCGCTCATCGTATTGGACGAGTAAGTTCCCCTGAGCGAAACTGCACCAGACGCGCCCGTTGAGCAAAGCAAGTCCGAACGGCCCTACGAACGAGCCAGAGCGGCCCGGGACTTTCGGGACAGCGAGAACCTCCAAAAACCTCGATCCCCGAAGCAGGCGTCCAACTCGTCCAGCCCCGAGGTCTGCCACCAAGAGGCGGCCCTCCCCATCAGATATGATCCCATAAGGGTGGACAAGGCCTTTGGGGCGTATCTTCTCCCGGACCCGCACGTTGAACCTCGCGAGAAGCCGAACAGCTCGCTTGACGTCCTCGCCCGGTGATTCCTCCGCCATGCTCATCTCTCGCAGTTTTCTCTTGATCTTATCCTGGGTCGCGTCGGCCCTAAGAGACGCCTCTGCGCGCTGAAAGAACTCGCTTCTATTTCCGGAAGACTCCTCAGGTGACCAGGCATCCACGATGAGCTCGCTCCGGACCTCTCCGAGCTCAGAGCGAAGTGCCGAGGCGCCATCAGCCATCTCAATCAGGAGCTTCGCCGCGTCCAGCCAGCTGACCTGTCCCATACGGGCGACCCAGTGCTGCCCGGCGCTGGCCTGGACCGTTCGGGTCCGGGCCTCCTCCAGATGCGACCTGTGCATCTGCCTGCGTCGCTGGACCTCCCCAAGAGTTCTCTCTGCCGCTGCAATTGCCGTGTCAACCCACAAAAGCAGCTCGGCTCCAGAAGGCCCGCCATGAGATGCAACCTCACGTATGCCTTCGATAGCGCGCCGCGCTCTCGCCACTTTCGTCCCGAAATGGTAGTTGGCGAGCACGAGCTCTGCTATGAACTTCAGCGGTTGGTCGCCAACGTCTGGAACCGAAGTCGGTGTGAGACCCTCGTCCAGACACATCTCTTTGCCCACATTCGAGGCCAGGATAACCTCATAAACAGCCTTCAACTGGCCAAAAAATGTCCGGTAGATGCCGCCAATCGTCTCGACATGACTCTGCGCCCAGTCGCACAGGTTGTCCGGCGCCTGAATAGACATGACATCCGAGGCTAAACTCTCAAGACCTGCTCTCGTTCTGTCCGAGTTCCACTCCGAAATCCCAGACAGGTCAAGCCCGGAGGATGCCGCAAGTGGAACCACTGTCAGCATTGCCTCGTGGCAGCTCTTGAAGTGCAGGTCTGCTACCAAGTCCTTTGCACCATCAATAAATGGTGTGGGTTTGAACGCGGCCCCGCTCTCATCGAGCCGACCAGCTCGAATCTTAACGAAATCAACGTAGTACTCGCAGGTCTTCTGCATCCAAGCGGCGATCGCGTCCAGAAAACCCATTCTACCAGCCGTCTTCTCGTCCGGCGTCCTAATAGCAGTGAACGAGGCGCGCGGACGGATTGTCCCTGCGGCGAAATTGAGGCCCGCCCTCGTCGCTGCTCCGGACGTCATGTCCCAGCCCCCGTAGATGTTCTTCCAGAAGTCCTCAGCGGCTGACCGGGTCGATGGACCGCAGTAAAGGTAAAAAGTTCCCCTGAGCAGTTTTCTCGGCAGCTTGAGCCGTAGGTTTTGTGGCCAGTTTCTGTGGTCTGCCCTCAACTTGCCGGGGAGCCCCTTGGACGCGCCTCGATCATTTTGGAGTCTGTCGAGAGCGCGTCGTATCGCCCAAAGGAGGTGCCCCTTTCGCATGTCTCTATCGGCCAGGAGGACGCTTGAGGCAACCACGTCTCCAAGCAGTTGTGCATTGAGAACGCTATCCCGAGAACTAAGCGACTCCTTGCCCCAGTGGGACCACAGCCACTCTCGCAAACCGTCCTGGCTGCGAACGTAGCTTTCTGATACCGCCCCAAGAAAATCCGCTGTGCCTTTGCTGAAATATGCCCACTCACCATCGTCTCCGGGCTGGACCCCGAAGTCAATTCGGCTTAACGTTGTAAAGAAACGACTCGTAGCGAAAAATAACCTCACTCGATTTAGCGTGCCCAAGACAACATGTAGAACCTGGTTACGCTGCCCAAGATTCATCAGCGAATCGTTATCGTGCATGGGCTTGCCAGACTTGTCCGCCAGCGGAGGGCAGATGCTCGCCGCCAGCTTTGTAACGCTCTCGACAAGCTGCGTGGTCGAGAACTCCCTGCCAACCATGGAGACCAGGTTCTCGTCGCCCAACGCAATCACACCGCTCATGAGCAACTCCAGTAGCTGCGCGCTGCTCTCGAGCGACAACCGATGCGCCTCAAGAACTGATCCATAGCAGTCTGCCTGTCGATTCGACAGAAGGTCCATGAGCGCCTTGTTGGCCGTGGCTCTGGGAGAGTCACGAAGACCGGCAAGCCTCATATATGACTCCAAGATGACACGTGCCCAGCTCTGTCCGTGGTTGACAACGCTGCTCTTGACTTGCCTGATGGCGTCGAGGAGGAACTCGTTGCGGCTATTCAGCGACTCAGCGTCATCAGACCTACTTCGGTAGGCCTCCAAAACGTCCGCCAAGCTACGGTCCTTCCAGGCTACGGCCGCTGCCTCCTCGAGAACCAAATGAGCTATTGACTCACCCTTCGCAATTGCCCTCTCGAAAACGTGCAAATAGATAAAACGCCCCAGTTCAGCCGGAGCAACAGAGGCGTCTTCCACATCGTATCCCAAGAACTCAAACGCATCTGGACGCCTCCTGATCGCGGCGAGCTTCCTGAGCGGAGGGTATGACCTCAACAAGGTCCAGATGAGGCGCCCTGAGGCGCCCAAGACCTCTTGGTCTGCACCACCAGCTAAAAAGACGTCAACTGCTGTGTCAAGCAGATGTGCGGCTACCTCCTGCTCCGTCTTGTCTGTGCGCTCCATGCACTTGGACAGAGCCGACGACGGCGCCTGCTGCTCGCCGAGCACGGATGCGATTGCGCTCGCCACCCGCGCAAACACGCCGAGGTGTAACCCGCGGTTAGCGTGGA contains:
- a CDS encoding glycosyltransferase, with the translated sequence MNVSVIIPTHNRSQVLLRCLNALIEQRRDFPGSFEIVVVDDGSTDGTAQAVNAFRENCPVELRLVQLGSQAGPAAARNRGLAAARFQIVIFIGDDIIVEPGFLRRHCAMHRRFRGGSVAVLGYTTWHPELKITPFMGWLEDAGEQFDYGFVEREGPTWQHFYTSNISLKRRFMLENGVFDEDFKQAAFEDTELGFRLFERGLRIVYCKDALAYHLHPDIEPMEYFRDGIFQRGVNEVVFQWKHRRIAELFDRDISYWRRVLLSAAMPDACPSIDHLRLVASAKNRPSRLFAEHFGASIYESLASFYRGRGAADKVVERFPNLAVAGERLARALEAERASDVPGSLDEFWAAREAEPRLMGLVLLCADAFFRHGRFDQAERLLSDALEMSPRHPYVNLRMGELLRRLEKDPARAGDCYQAALEGEMLDVGSQSVAQIGLGLLEMSRNAHKAALRWFRRACAMGVADANITASCLVHSAEACVGLGRREEGHRLLDEVGRVGGVCSSTRAYVAFLRAELWRQQGRLAQALRMVDLARAHCVRDDELNGQIELKKGQIELERARKDPTKAVRRFLRRMQSLIDEGRCSQKIGFSAVIMLNEARAFSAAAAVLKSLSKVIDLDSRFLRLALAYKRIGLLTNAEDMMSSLEFLPASEQAEWHLSAASLLLEMGYDQDAEDEVRSALTLRPDWPYANYVLGSIMESRHRLDEAKARFEAVLEHRDTVGDDQRSRLLGGAHYHLAYILEQEGQGEETLLHLEACLELIPRHRKAMDLMESLTSAATLVPG
- a CDS encoding NHL repeat-containing protein, with product MSTGEDTPSGRLAPKVLKPRRVVRIEPKLEPCFARVSGLAMDRHGNMFLSDEYNHRVVKVSAAGEVLWASGAKGKGDGSFSYPRGIAVLENLGRVLVCDSWNHRIVALDFEGKFEFSFGEVGGRAGQFYEPQAICATPGDELIVVDRGNHRLQRFSADGRFKGEVGRRGSVSEQEIALLYSTPPDLFSPPCFLFPAGIALVSPETVAVLDVGNRRVLMFTDQLEYKSEYRLLEDDEDGKFTPNAIAANDAGFFFLLDAGMQTVMQVAPPALVVSRFTLETPEGDQDELQPQILATAGGLLVARGTPAELLFYEPQWVSLRDAVIQVRDSEGAREEATASLVALGIDNHNLGMIHEAVSTAVSGEEVSFKSLRVAVEGLLKIDKNEQPINLYLLLSRAVHEAERELELIEAKEVELLRDLEPKIALSATETAACEAALIAADASPHSVGEADALREYQETLLQLKLAMVQKKREALELVDLMRDAAVFYRRLALWEGFDFCLGVLLQVAFKEAQALRQSLQSVRDRLGEMVGLSKTVMAESPDVKALTRLIYIGRYRGVLHANRGLHLGVFARVASAIASVLGEQQAPSSALSKCMERTDKTEQEVAAHLLDTAVDVFLAGGADQEVLGASGRLIWTLLRSYPPLRKLAAIRRRPDAFEFLGYDVEDASVAPAELGRFIYLHVFERAIAKGESIAHLVLEEAAAVAWKDRSLADVLEAYRSRSDDAESLNSRNEFLLDAIRQVKSSVVNHGQSWARVILESYMRLAGLRDSPRATANKALMDLLSNRQADCYGSVLEAHRLSLESSAQLLELLMSGVIALGDENLVSMVGREFSTTQLVESVTKLAASICPPLADKSGKPMHDNDSLMNLGQRNQVLHVVLGTLNRVRLFFATSRFFTTLSRIDFGVQPGDDGEWAYFSKGTADFLGAVSESYVRSQDGLREWLWSHWGKESLSSRDSVLNAQLLGDVVASSVLLADRDMRKGHLLWAIRRALDRLQNDRGASKGLPGKLRADHRNWPQNLRLKLPRKLLRGTFYLYCGPSTRSAAEDFWKNIYGGWDMTSGAATRAGLNFAAGTIRPRASFTAIRTPDEKTAGRMGFLDAIAAWMQKTCEYYVDFVKIRAGRLDESGAAFKPTPFIDGAKDLVADLHFKSCHEAMLTVVPLAASSGLDLSGISEWNSDRTRAGLESLASDVMSIQAPDNLCDWAQSHVETIGGIYRTFFGQLKAVYEVILASNVGKEMCLDEGLTPTSVPDVGDQPLKFIAELVLANYHFGTKVARARRAIEGIREVASHGGPSGAELLLWVDTAIAAAERTLGEVQRRRQMHRSHLEEARTRTVQASAGQHWVARMGQVSWLDAAKLLIEMADGASALRSELGEVRSELIVDAWSPEESSGNRSEFFQRAEASLRADATQDKIKRKLREMSMAEESPGEDVKRAVRLLARFNVRVREKIRPKGLVHPYGIISDGEGRLLVADLGAGRVGRLLRGSRFLEVLAVPKVPGRSGSFVGPFGLALLNGRVWCSFAQGNLLVQYDERFKEIARVGPTTGDVKFGRLMGLAVDARRGRLYVADCDGNCIWMVTESDEVGSFSVKEAISVDGPLGVAVDRSGRIAVSAQARNVVHLFDQNWEQIGVLDGFSSPHLVAFAPDSSLFVADTHNDRVKRFSQDGALMYSIPCHAPGGVWVDRDELFVTGVDTGELLIYSLSSET
- a CDS encoding class I SAM-dependent methyltransferase — its product is MHPFLLNWFTRYSFVVDFIREKGPGMGRILEVGSGSFGLGAFIGRRVVGVDSHFDRERHALLIPVQGLAGQLPFNDGSFELVVSLDLIEHVPREGRAEVIADMFRLSSSLLIIGCPVGKAAESCDREFAAWLRRAGKQVPSWVSEHFERGVPTEQEMLSAIKSVPSVGRVEVFPNENVAVHMAAIVADHTPEVLEALMPSLNEYRDEWLRLCSRVSFGDGYRQFFVVQRSE